The Primulina huaijiensis isolate GDHJ02 chromosome 6, ASM1229523v2, whole genome shotgun sequence genomic sequence GATTATGAGTACTCAAAATCTTTATTAGTGCCAAGTTTTGTGGATTTTTTTGCCCCCTCACGTGTTTGGAGTTTGTAGAGTGGGATGACAAAGAGGAAGGCAAAGAAGTGACTCAGCAATGGGAAGATGACTGGGATGATGATGATGTCAGTGATGATTTCTCATTGCAGCTTCGCAAGGAATTAGAGAGCATCGGTGAGAAGAGTGAGGCCAAGTCTACTTGATTTGTTGATGATGGTCGTGCTTTGCCCTTACGAGGTTACTTTTGAATGTGTTGGTTCTCATCTTCATGGCCTTGTTGTTACTGACACAACGTTTTTATTTTGAACTCTAACTGGTAAAAGCAGATTCTATCTGCATAGATCGTCTATTATTCCTGGATTAATGTTTTTTGCCTGTATAATTATGATTACTGAACATTTTTAATGAAGCAATTACTGTTCAtgatttctgaaattgcaaGCATCTAGATATTATGGGATGGCTTGTATCTCTTCGTGATTTAAGTCCTTTTTAACACCTTATCAGAAGTCATTTTCAGATGATGCTGTTCTTGCATCGCTggtttagaaaaataaaataaaaccgGAGGCCTCATATGTATGAATCGTGATTATTCCATCtgaaaaatgattatgtttaaaGTATATTTGAGGAATTCAGAATAATTATCGGTTATATGGTCTGTGTATGAGAAGTAGAGGCGTAAAGTCTTGGACAGTGGACAAGACTGTTTGACATAGAATCCCTCTCAAAATTTGTAGTATTTCAACATTTTAAACTAATA encodes the following:
- the LOC140978405 gene encoding protein DELETION OF SUV3 SUPPRESSOR 1(I)-like — translated: METEPPKPTTEEVKMDIFEDDDEFEDFDIDREWDDKEEGKEVTQQWEDDWDDDDVSDDFSLQLRKELESIGEKSEAKST